In the genome of Bosea sp. ANAM02, the window GCTGATGCGCGGCGAACGCGGCATGCTGATCCCCACCGAATCCGGTCATATCGGCATCGGACCCGAGGACCAGACCGAGCAGAAGATCTGGCCCGCGCTGGGCGAAGGCATCCCGCGCCTGACCGTCGAGCATCTCCTGAGCGGCGACGGGCTCGTGCGCCTGCACAAGGCTGTGGCGCGAACCTCCGGCATGCTGGAGGCCGAGGTCAGCGCGGCCGATGTCTCCCGACTTGCCCATGACGGCGATCCGGCGGCGCTGATGGCCGTGGTCTGCTTCTGGCGCCTGCTGGGGCGCGTCGCCGGCGATCTCGCGCTCGTCTTCAAGGCGACGGGTGGCGTCTATATCGCCGGCGGCATCGCGCCGCACCTGCTGCCGCTCGCCGACAAGGCGGCCATTCGCGCGGCCTTCGCCGGCAAGCCTCCGATGGAGGATCTGGCAGAGCGTTTCGCCCTGCATGTCATCACCGCGACGGATGCAGCCGAGCAGGGATTGGCCGCGATCGCGGCCAATCTCCATCGCTTCGGGCTCGACGATCCCAAGCGGCTGTGGTTTGGCTGAGCGGCCTTCTCACCACGTCGCACAGGTCCGCGTGCAGCCCATTCCTTCGATCCAGGTCCTGCGCGCGCTCGCTGCCTTGATGGTCGCGATCCACCATGTCCAGCCGGATGCGGCCGTCGTCGCCACCCGCGCGGGCCTGAGCTTCACGCGCAGCGACCTCCTGCCCTGGATGGCCGGTGTCGACATCTTCTTCGTCGTCTCCGGCTTCATCATGGTCCATGCCTCGCAGGACCTGTTCGGCCGGGACGGCGCCTCCAGCCTCTTCCTGAAACGGCGGCTGGCGCGCATCGTGCCACTCTACTGGGCGATGACGACGCTGTTCCTGCTGGTCGGCCTCGCGGTTCCGGCCGTGCTCAATTCCGGCGTGCCGAACCTCCAGCAGGTGCTCGGCTCCTACCTGTTCTGGCCGGTAATCTCGACGCAGGGGATGGTGCAGCCGGTCTATTCGCTGGGCTGGACGCTGAATTACGAGATGCTGTTCTACGTCCTGTTCGCGGCCGGATTGATGCTGCCGCGACGCTGGACCTTGCCGGCGATCACGCTCGTTCTGGCGCTGCTGGTCGGTGCCGAGAGCCTGAAGGGGCCGCTCTCGCTGCCCTTCGGTTTCTGGGGCCAGCCGATCGTGCTGGAGTTCGCGGCGGGGATGGGGATCGCGGTGCTCCGGCAGCAGGGCTTGCGACTGCATGGGGCCTTGCGGATCGCCGTCGCGATAGCCGGTGCCGCCTTATTGGTCGCCGCTGCCCATGTTCCGGGCGCAGATGGGCCGTGGAGCAGCGTCTTGTGGCGCGGTGGAGCCGCCGTTCTCCTGATGCTCGCGGCCGGTTGCGGCCGCGAGGGCATCGTGCCACTGCCGCCTGTGAAGGCGCTGGCTGCGGTGGGCGACGCTTCCTACGCACTCTATCTCGTCCATCCCTTCGTGATTCGGGGGATGCGCGAGGTCGTGCTGCGGCTCGGGTTGCATTCGCCTGCGCTTTACATCGCGCTGGCGCTTGCCGGTTCCGTTGTCGCGGCGCTGCTGTTGTACCGCTTCTTCGAGAAGCCGGCGACGCGTCTGGCCCGGCGCTGGCTGGGAGGGTGATTCCCGCGTCATGCTC includes:
- a CDS encoding glucokinase; the protein is MRPPSISYPVLVADIGGTNCRLSLVSDADSAHRPLARIGTGSHPTAEAAFASVLVDVPEKPRSAVIAVAGPLDGRQAQLTNAVWHLDGSRIAEALGLTQGLMVNDFEALSASLAVLRPGDLTTLVEGDPEPDGVKLVLGPGTGFGAAALLMRGERGMLIPTESGHIGIGPEDQTEQKIWPALGEGIPRLTVEHLLSGDGLVRLHKAVARTSGMLEAEVSAADVSRLAHDGDPAALMAVVCFWRLLGRVAGDLALVFKATGGVYIAGGIAPHLLPLADKAAIRAAFAGKPPMEDLAERFALHVITATDAAEQGLAAIAANLHRFGLDDPKRLWFG
- a CDS encoding acyltransferase; its protein translation is MQPIPSIQVLRALAALMVAIHHVQPDAAVVATRAGLSFTRSDLLPWMAGVDIFFVVSGFIMVHASQDLFGRDGASSLFLKRRLARIVPLYWAMTTLFLLVGLAVPAVLNSGVPNLQQVLGSYLFWPVISTQGMVQPVYSLGWTLNYEMLFYVLFAAGLMLPRRWTLPAITLVLALLVGAESLKGPLSLPFGFWGQPIVLEFAAGMGIAVLRQQGLRLHGALRIAVAIAGAALLVAAAHVPGADGPWSSVLWRGGAAVLLMLAAGCGREGIVPLPPVKALAAVGDASYALYLVHPFVIRGMREVVLRLGLHSPALYIALALAGSVVAALLLYRFFEKPATRLARRWLGG